The DNA sequence aattattatattcataataattcactcgacttatcgactaccgacgtactaggccaccacgtcacagtccccaaatgatataggagaatccaattcattggatctATCTCTCCTCAGTTACTATATATTTAtaattcctcatccatctaaaatcccaaagaccatataccgagcatgatgatatcaggcccatacggaatctgctcgagtctcactctaattgaattctctcggagaactctttctctctcaatccgaataatccttgttagggatttgcttgagcaagaacatataggatatttctcttatgatactgagagcggatgatcctctattgacactcaatagcccccgTAAGGTTGGTTGTAACTCTCGATAACCAGCTATGCTAAATCtagaacttctagacctataagtccggtatcaaagagtagagtacttatacatgacatccttagtgtcttaagtctaaggactagatacacaacCAAGATGacaaaatcgttgtttgacaatgaggtatcatcaaccatctaatattccatgagcagatcgatcaatgaactcattctctaatgagcacctgcactatatccctagtgtccccacacgagtaattATTTTTAGCTTCATTTGAATTCAAacctagggatttgaattttttgctccattttttaagtcatttggggtcacTAACCTCACTCATGCTTACTTAATAGAGCAATAAAAACTTATAATTTTAAGTATATAAACTCTCTTAAAgcattgagtctcttcctccttaagtttagaagtcattctaagggaggtgtgaggtctTGTTGTAAAAGAAAGGTACGAAGATTCactcctaagcctatgaaaaggagaaaagagttgtaacaagggtaaTTAATCTTCGCTTATTGAAAAAACGATTGATAGTGAAAGTCAATGACTTCGagggaagagaaatcgggagtggacataggttgggacgatcgaaccactataaatctagtttgcatttctctttatacttttccttgctattactaactgatttaattactcacattctaagttaaaaaGTATTTCTAATATGTATTTTTCGATCAAATTTTCAAATCGAAACTTTAtttcgaaagtactaattcacccccatagtgcctttacgatcctaacaattggtatcagagcttggttctctcagttggtttaatacccaagagagattaaatgactttttctagcaatcaagagggtcactctttcacttgtcctcctatgtttaatggaacAGACTACATGTATTAGAAAACATGAATACATATTTTCTTGCTTTATATAGATTTTGATCTATGGACCATTGTTGAGTTTAgttttcaaaaatcctctaaaccaatgaatgaatgaaataattttaaaaataaaatattttcttaaaatactAAAACTATGAACGttttattttatactttagacaaaaatgagtttaattatatttctatatatgaaactatacatgatatttggcatacacttgaagttactcatgaaagcacaaataaagtaaaagaatataaaattcatcttttggtatatagttataaattatttagaatgaagccAAATGAAACCATTAttaacatgtacactcattttatggatattgtcaatggtttgaaagctcttagtaaatgttatactaatcttgaattggttaataaaattttaagatatctTTCAAAAAGTTAGGATCAAAAGAGAACTGCAATTTAATAAGCAAAggacttaaacaactttcctcttgaagaactcataggatcattaatgacttatgaaatgacctgcaaggcaCATGACGAACACAAAGAATACCttttaaagaacaggaaggatgttacacttagaactaaagaagacacTCGAGTGATGGCTCAAGTGATAATAATGACATAACACTctttacaagaaaattttaaaagtttatgaaaagaaacaaaacaaattccGTAAGACATGAAtctaaacataaaaataaatttaaaaaggatataattatttattataaataaaaaggctagggcacttcaaaaatgagtgTCCACAAATGAAGAAGAAGCTACTAgtgtaaaagaagaagaaaacacttaagGCAACTTGGGATGAATAAATGCATCAGAAGACGAAGAGCAATCCAATGAAGATAAATAAGCAAACTATGCATTGATGGCTTTTAGTGATGGGGTATGTGATTTAACTGAAACTTCTTTTATCTTATGAAATTTCTTGatttatttcatgatttatatgatgaacttaaaataattagtaataaatatatatcactaaaaaaagataatttatctttctctagtgaatttgataaattaaaaaataagtatgataattgTTTATTAACATCTTGAGTCAGACTCATTCAAAAACGAAAATATGTTAttacaataaatattaaaaaaaatttaatattttttaatattaattgtaataacatattttatatttttttaataacatatttattgtaataacatattttaaatatttagtgtatttttaatatttattaatattttttgtttCAAGTCTAAAGACTAAGTACACCATTAGGATGACTGAATCGTTGTATAACAATAatggtattatcaaccatccagcattccgtgagtgaaTTAATcattgaacttattctccaatgagcacttgtactgtagtcctagtatccccacacgagcagctatgagaccagccatcttcatcatatggacgagtatataatacactagtttgtctagttatcttgatgtctctctcgaataacctatgactaagattatttagggtttgtgtttaaaggtgaatcagtctcattatcgtgatctcatcacgatttgattttcagtgcatagatccatggacatcacaatatatttatacaacaagcaatataaagtaagaaaataccataataataataaacaaaaagagtgcatgttatatcacatatgccatcactcacgtgatcggcttgtagggcacctatgactagtaatccacAATAAAATgaagttgttgagagaaaaaaataagagtttacaagagatgataagaaccatgcttaatgaacatagtctatccaaatatttttaggccgaagccattaacacaGCATGAACAAGGTTCTCATAAGACCACTAttgtctaaaactccttatgaattatggaacaataaaagattcaacatttcatatttaaagttatgggttgtaaatgttttattttgaataaaaagataccttagaaaaatttgatgcaaaatccgaagaatgtatttttcttggatattcctcagtttctaaagcttattgagttttcaataaaagaactttagttattgaaGAGTTTATCCTTATTAAAACTTTAATGAGTctcccgaatttaagaaaaaaaattttgatgatacttttgaatttgatatattgaatttgaatgagaattcTTCTCTCTAaaacaacttggatacatctaatTTCAAataatccttacccaaggaatagaagtatataaatacatattctaaggagttaatcattggagatatatatatatatatatatatatatatatatatatatatatatatatatatatatatatatatatatatatattcaaactcgttcttcatttaaaaatttttatgcaatTGTtactttttttatctcaaattgaacctgaaTGCATTGATGATGTTCTCAAAGATGACTCATGGGTTTTCATAATGCAtgaaaaattaaatcaatttgaaagaaataaggTTTAGatacttgttcctagacctaatgaTCATCTTGTGATTGACACTAAATGAatctttaggaataagcaagatgaacaagATATCGTGGcttgaaacaaggctagattagtggtcaaatgtttcaaccaagaagaaggtatagactataaaaaaatctttgctcttgtggctagacttgaagccataaggatattcCTTACCtatgcatattttaaaaaaaattaattatttcaaatgaatgtcaaaaatatttttcttaatgattttattttcgaagaagtttatgttgagcaaccacttgaatttgaaaatatttttttttcaaaccatGTTTATAAGTTATTTAAGGCTCTCTATGGGTTGAAGCAAGATCCTAGGGCTTGATATGAGatgcttagttcttttcttattcaaaataatttttcgaaagataaggtcgatactatattatttattaaatattttaaaaataattcttttattgttcaaatttatgttgatgatattattttttgttctacaaatgaaactttatgtgaatcatttgataAAAGTAtaagccaagaatttgaaatgagtttaatgagtgaattgatatttttcttaagattACACACTAAACAACTAagtgatgaaacttttattagtcaaactaagtatacttTGGATCTACTAAAACGGTTTCACTTGGATAGTGCTAAGATCATTAACACACCTATGAACATTTATACAAATTAGACATTGATAGTGAAAGAGAATGCTTTGATCAATAGACTTATAGAGATATGATAGATAACTTACTATATCTTACTGCAAGTAGACTTGGTTTAATGTTTATTGTTGGGCTTTCAATCCAATTCCAAACATTCTCACTTTGAAGcagtaaaaataatttttagatacttaaaataaatatctttaggattatggtatctaaaatatgaaaattttgatttggttGCATATGTTGATGTTGACTTTGCAGGatacagaatagatagaaaaaatacctCTAGAGTATGTTAGTTTTTAGGTCATGTACTTGTTTCTTGattttctaagaaacaaaattttgtTGTATTATCTATATCCAAGACTGAATATGTAGCAGcaggtgcatgctatgcacaagtaatTTAGAAGATTATAGACTATGCCTATAAAATAtccatataaaatgtgataatactagtgtaatttgtttaacaaagaaccctattaaTACTATAAgactaaacacattgatattagatatcattttattatgGATCATATTAATGATcataatatatctttagatttaattaatataaaatattaattagcagatatttttattaaaccattgaatgaggagcaattcgattttatttaaagagaattaggcatgttgaatccttcaaatgcatgaattcttCTCGTATGgttcattatcttgatttctcactttttatttatttacaacgtgagatttatttcatatgactcatttgtATTCATGACTTATATATCCCATCATGACTTatatatgattgaaatattgatgtaaatgaaTAGAAATAACACAATGAATCCATGATATCGTAGTAGCTTgtacatttcttttttttgttgatgacaaagggaaaaAAGTCTATTATACtctatgaaaataatttataatgttaacttatgatgatgatatttttattttgtataatGACTATTTTGACATGTTAACTAAAATGGTGCAAGTCACTATGATTTATGATTGTTTCCATTTTGAATACAAAATCTAACATTAAAAGATTATCATTCTTTTTTTAACATTCTTGATATATCTTAAAACTTGTATAACTTGATTGCACAAGTAATTTTTTTTGAACATTTTTTAACATCCTTGACATGTCTTAATAGGAAGAGACTCCAAATGAGTCTGTAAAACCCTTTTTCTTGAACTCACAAGAAATAGTGTCTGATTGAACTACTAAATTCATAACACAGGTTTTAATTGCTTGGCGTTTCCAAAATAAtcagattttttttattgttttcattAAATAATCTATTTGACCCTCTTCCTCTTGGATTGTTTGGATCCCATCATAAGTAGTGGCTCGAATAACGAGGAGTTCAACACTAGAAAGCAAACTAAATGCCTTTGGACCAATGCACTGCCAGCTTCTATCACTAATTTCATAGCCACAATCCTCATATTGGGAACATTTCTAACGTGGACATTGCGGACAATTTCTCTTAGCCAATATGTTGATGGATAGTATCATTCTCTTTATCAAGTCCAAAAGCCTAAATATCTgaaatttaaaactaaaaaatttatttatcccacgtagcactaagatgtactcCAAACATTTAGAATATATCATAGAGGAGTTAATCTTTATGTGATCAACCTACCTGAGGAAGGACTgctttgttgttgctgttgcttgCTCTTGGGTGCTCAATGGATGGTGCATTTCTCATTGCATACTGGTAACTAGattgaaatcatcagtaaaattgAAGTTAGACTTGCTCCCTGGAAGGTTGTGCACCTTCCCAATATTATTAGGAGATAAATACATATATTAAGAGTACTCTTTCAGCTGCTCTAATCCATTTTATCGACAGGTATGGCTGTAGCTTCATTTGGACAGGAGAATGAAGTGTTTGCAGCATCTGCTCTTGTAAGTTAGGACTAGGAAGGTCTTCAAGGGGTTTTCACATCATTGACATCAACACAGGAGCGGAAATGGTTCAGCTGAGTTAGGAGAAATAAAACTACTCAtcaaggttcgctgtaccgtaccgtaacgacgtttcgacccgagctcgatACAATACGGTACCGATATACTGGGCGGTACATCAGGACGTACCGAGCGATACGTCCTGATGtaccaaatattttttttattttttttcatattgtagcagtgctacggtatagtactgtagcactatagcggtaTCAGACGGTCCGCGTATCGGTAATCTGTTGGACCGGTACGTATCACCTGATACGGGTGGTACGTTTCAGTACGACAGACCTTGCTACTCATGAAACATCTAACCTTCTATTAGACATCTAAATCTTCAAATTGTGTATCTTAAATGTTATTATAAAAGAtgacttcctttttttttctattttaaataaCTCTCTATCTTTTTGCCGTTTATCTGAATGCCTTACTGCTTTTAATTGGACATTGTGATTGTCGGATCAATTAAAATCAAATTATCTTTAACTAATATATCTAACAAAATAATATgtgagaaaaaaattaaagaaaataattagaaAGAACCCCAAGATGTAATCATTGTCCCAAGGCACATTTTTGGCTTCTATGTAGGCATTGATTTAATTGGGAATACGACTATAAAGGAGAACAACATTTCTGATACCagcaaaggagaaagaaaaaaaatatatatcaaaacttttattttatcttttttttttttttgcatgtagAGAAATGATATAAATAGGGTTagagagactttttttttttttctaaggaaTCAATATTCCCAAAGACTCAATCATTAAAATGAGTATAATAAACGATAAACTATAAAATAGAAAtttatgtttcttcttttcttgatgTGATGACCAACACTGTTTACTCCTTGCAAAAACAATGATTTAATTAGTTGAAATTAAAATTAAGTATTGAGAAAAGCTTTTTTACTTGCAGGAGTAAAACTACTTACATAGACCCTTCCTTTCCTTCGCATTAGCAGTTGTCTTGGTCTATTTTACTTATATCTATGTATATGTCAATAATGGTGTTCTGGATGGATGGCGATTGATATGCTGGATTAAGAGCTCATTCGACGTTCTAGAATATCTATTTAATCGGATTAATGACTGCTGCTTCTACATATAGTTTAGCAGTGCATTTATTATTGGATCCATGGGAGCTAATTTGGTTCAAAGGGCGAATTTAATTCCTCGTTTCTTGAGTGTTTCAATTTGCCTGCATGAACAGGGTGATGCGACATTGTGATCAATAACTTGCCATGATATGTCATGATGCCTCAACCACAAGTATTGCATCGTGATGTGTATAGGCAAAGTTGTCGTCACGCACATACCGAAGGGGCTTATCAGTTATTTTCTGCTTATCAGTTATTTTCTTAAATCTCGTACCCTATTAAGATCTTCGATGAacgtcaatagaaaatataaaatctGTTAGTTATCATTCATCATGTTAATATCACATCACGATAAAAGATAACTCGAGTCAGTTATCGATTGCGTGGATAGGAGTCTAAAAGATAACTCGAGTCAGTTATCAAACTGTCGAGTTACTTCCCTTGCAAAATATTCCTAAGAATATTTTCGAAAGTTCAGGGGATAGTTTAGGTCGATTAAAAACTCTCTTCCCTGCgaaatattcataggaatatttttaaaagttcAAGAGGCATCTTGAGTTAGTTACGAACCGTATTCTTTACAGAATATTCGTAGGAATATTTCTATAAATCCAAGGGCAATTCGAATTTTCTACGAATCAGAGTCACATTATACTAATGAAGATGTCAACGATATTTTTTCCTAACAGATATGAAAGTTGATAGCGCTCCCTGATTTGATTTCGTGGAGCTTAGTGTTTTATATTCTTCTTTAGGCTAGGCCAGAAGTCACTCCATAGGTAGATCTCAATCAATCAGCCATGAGAGTTTGATCACCCAAGTGATGTGGTGGCACCTCCTATGCAAAGCCTAGTCAACCAGCCACTGATGTGGCACCCACCTAAGCCATTAACAATCAGCCTATCCTCCAAAAGAGAGAATATTTCACATTGATAATCTATGATCTCCAGATATGCGCTCATTCTCAACTCTTCTTCAAATTAAACTAATTCATTTGAGCTCCATGCTGAGTTTAGTACGAGAGAGGAGCTTTACCAAGAATGCACATAGCATAAATTTATAGGATCTTTTAATATGAAAGAAATCCACTACCAAAGCATAGTTGTTCAAGCATTTCTAGGTAGTATTTGATTTTAGACATGATGGTATTCAAAAATGGGTTAAGTCTACTGACTGACTTCCCCACGCTGAGCCATAGACTATTTATGACACCAACAAATTGTTGCCACGAGGgtctaaataaaaatatttctaaaattttatgtggtctttttttttttttttgcttttgaaaaaaacataatatgaGCGAATGAGCCTTAGAACTATTATCTATATAAGGCTTACTCACTCATGATTAGGAGGGAGTTCAGAATGTCCTTAAGATTATGCCTCCATCAACAAGAAAAATTCCAGATAATGATTTGATCAACATCATGTCCTTAAGATTATGCCTCCATCAACAAGAAAAATTTCAGATAATGATTTGATCAACATCATGTCCTTAAGATTATGCCTGATAATGATTTGATCAACATCATGTCCTTAAGATTATGCCTCCATCAACAAGAAAAATTCCAGATAATGATTTGATCAACATCATGTCCTTAAGATTATGCCTCCATCAACAAGAAAAATTCTAGATAATGATTTGATCAACATCATGTCCTTAAGATTATGCCTGATAATGATTTGATCAACATCATGTCCTTAAGATTATGCCTAATGATTTGATCAACATCATGTCCTTAAGATTATGCCTCCATCAACAAGAAAAATTCCAGATAATCGTCTGATCAACATGAACCAGGAGGGAGTACAGAATGTCCTTAAAATGATTTAAGATTATTCATTCATCATAAACTCCAAAGTGCTGTTGGCACTCCTATTCTTCAACCCCCAGTTTCCTTAACCCATCTCAAAAGCGTGCAAACACACAACCACAACCATGTCCTGATAAAAACAAGACCCAAAATATCACCCTACGTGTCCTCAAAGAGTAATGATCCCATCTTGAGGAAAatatgatgatggtgatgatgatatttGTGCAATGTTATTGCTACTTCTTTGTctattaacaaaaaataaaagagtTGAAGAAACTATCCTCAATAAGCCTCCCATTGATATTAGCAGCTACATAAAATTACTAGTATGAAGATGGCCACAATATTTCTCTACTAAAGAAGTACTTAAAGAAAGATCTTCTTTCACTTCCTTTGTCTATTACTTAAAAGGCGGATATTCTTAGATAGGAAAAGACATTTTAATCAAGAAGCGATTACTTAAATTCATTATTTGCTCGGTACCTTATGAGTTATGCATCACTAGTCGAAGagaacaataaaaaagaaaagaaaacggtGGTCGTCTCACTCGTAGGAGTAAGACATCTTCCTATCATATCCATCTCCTTATCAAGAAAATTAAATGGGAAGACAAACTCATGACAAGTGTGCTTGactaaatcaaataaaatatttttctccttTATCTTGCTAAAAGTTGGGCACTCTGAATGGCTAGATTATTTGTGATGGATGCATCAACTTTGACAAAATGCGTCAATGAAAGCAAAGCATGATGGAGCAACAAATGAAGCACAAAGCGGCCATCTCAGAGTTTAAGATAATACCTAATGTTAAAAAGCTTAAATCAGCCGAAGCGATATGGTTCCTACTTCCTACTGAATCCAATAATGCAAATACCAAGTGCCCGAATCAGTTGATTTATTACAACGTGAGCAACTTGGACAAAGCAATGAAGAGGGAGTCTCGGTAGGTAACACACTTCAGTCTATCACATCCAATGGCCCATCAAAGACATGCAATTTGTTCATTTAGCAGTTGGATCGAGTGATATGTCTTCATAAAAAACCAGACCCGATTATCACAGATAATGCAATCAACCGACATCAATCGTTGTCTATTAATTGAAATAAAATGCTAATTTTCAATTCAGATAATGTGTCAAAAAATATCAATTTATTTTAATAAACAGTGCAGGAACTCAAAAAGACAATAATACTCATTATTACCATCACATTATTTATATGATGATTGCTGCATCATTGATATGGTCATCATGATTGGTCATGAAATTTTAAACCATGACCATGCAAGAAGATGCCATGTAACCTCTGGATTCCAGCAAATGCAAGCGCAAAACCatacaaaaagataaataaaCAAGATATCTACACAAGAACCAACAAAATCTAATGATGGCTTGAAggaatttctcaataaaaatcatatttcaGAATATGTAACTTGACTGACCAGTTCACTTCGAGGATTGCACTCCACTTTGGAAGAAGCACAGCCGCATCCAACTTCGTTCATTCATGTGTGGTAGAGCCACATGCATCAGAAAAGCACAAAAGCCAATCTTCATAAGATATTATGAGACAATAAGTGGCAAAAACAGTTGTCGCTTTGTTTGGACAACCACAGAGAAAGGCAGAGAGATGCAGCCATGCACTGTTTAGTCCAAATCACCTTGATGGCACAGAAACCACTTGTCCTCTCTCATGAAAACCCAAAAGAACCCAATTGTATTGGACAGCAAAACCTCAACAACACAATTTACAATATGGATACTAGCCTAGAGATATTAAGTTCCAAACCCAGCATAGCCTCATTCGAATGAATCCACCATCACATCATAAACAGAGGAATTATGGTTGGGTATTCTCCACTTGGTGTCCTCATCAGAAAAACACAAGGAAAAAGGAAGGCCATTAAGGTACTTGAAATATTTCTCCACTTCATATGGGGCAAGCCTTCCTCTTTTGTCAGCTATAATTTCTACACACCCACACTTCTCTCTATCTATTCTTCACACATGCCCATGCTGCATCTTTCCAATAGAGAGGCAAAAGAAAACATTGATTCAGGCAACCTTTACCCATGGAATGGGATCACCACATCATATTGTGGATATTTCAGAGATTGATACTTCAATGCACGAGCTGGAGACTGCCTTGTTCATGGCAAACTAGACAAATCAGCTCCCAGACAGCTGCATATAGCCGGTACCAATGTTGCACAACCAAAGGCTGAATCATCAACTGAGTTTCAAGGGCAACCCATTGTTCCAGACACCAAATATCATGGTCAAGGTGCAGGGCTTGCTTTGCAGTGTGACATGGAGAAGCATCCTCATAGTAAGATGAGTGGGATTGTTTCCAGCCCTCATAAAGGGCTTCGCTTCCTTGATAAGAGTTTGGCAGGGGAAGGAGGATGGAACACCATTTGAGAAGCAGTTTGACAAATCTGCAACGAATGGCAGGCTTCAGAAGGAGAACTTTGGACCTTGTATAGGCAAGCTACTCTTGCTTTACCCTGCCTGCATGTTGCTTTTCTTTGTTATTTCTTAAGAATAGATATCCATCATGACTAATTCTCTTTTGGACATATAGACTATGAATTTCCTGCAAAAACACAAACAATTTTTTTTGTTAAGGCAAGGGATGAAGACGGGTTTTGATTCCAAGATCTTACCATGATCTGTCAAGAAAACAAAGAGTTAGACATATGTTATGGCCACTGCAAAGAAATCTATGTAATAACAGAAGGAAGATTCCCAATAATTCTATCTTTTGTTAAAGTAATTACAAATTATACATGTGATCAGATTGAATTGTCAACCATTATCAATATTGGTTTTCTTACCATATTTCTAATAATAGTTTAGCCTCCAAAAGTAATATTCACACAGAAAACAGATTTATCAGAGTGAATTCAGGAATCAGTATACACAGTTCCAAAGTTGGGCAAATTATACCAGAACAAAAAACTGGCAATATTAGGACCACCAAGCTGAAACTATctacagaaatatatatatatataatactctcAAAGACAAATTTGATTATGACATTTCTGTTTTTAGTTTGTATCACATCTGATTCATACAAGCAGTCATAGCAACAAAACTAAACCTGATTTAATAAACACGAAGGCATGGCTGAGTCAAAGGACTTCACTGGGAAGCTTTTTGTGGCTTTGGCAAGACCAAGGAACTAGGATCCTGAAAATGGAATAATGAAAGAAGAGCTCCACGAGTGTTGGAAAGCAATGACAGAACAAAACTTTGTTTCTCGTCTACGGACATTCTTTGACATGTACATACCTGCTACACTTATCTTTTTTGTCTCTACATTAATCATGACATCCATATGATACAATTTGATTTGCTCATTTTGCTAAGGTGTGACAAAAATGGTGACGGAAAGCTTACAGAAGATGAAGTGAAAAGAGGTAAGCAGTAGAAACGTTTAACTAATTGCAAAGATTTTTAGTCTGGAATGCTGCTTTTGCTTGAAATGTGAGGATTAGATAATATAGATGGTGTCCTTAAAAGGTGATCAAATTGAGTGCCTCAGAAAACAAGCTTTCAAAAGTCAAAGCACATGCTGTTACCTATGCAGCTCTTGTCATGAAGGAGCTTGACCCCGATAATCTTGGTTACATCGAGGTAATATGATGTCCTTCCAGTTCACATTTAAGTATCAGAAAAGGATAACATTGGAAAGCAGAGAAACACCACTTATAATCTTCTACTTCAGATTGCACAACTTGAGACTTTGGTTCGAGGCCTGGTTAACTCACAAGGATCTGAGAGAACACTCAGAAGGTCACATGGGCTTGGAAAATCAATGACAACAAGGCTGTATAGACACCGGACCAACAGACCTGTCAGAAAGACTGCAGATTTTATTCATGAAAATTGGAAGAGAAAATGGGTTCTTTCACTATGGATGATGCTGAATAAAGCTCTAGATGCGTGGAAATTTGAACAGTACAGAAGGAGGTCAGCTTTTCAAGTAATGGGCTATGGTGTATGCATAGCCAAGGCTGCAGCTGAAACCCTGAAGTTGAACATGGCTCTGATTCTCATCACTGTTCGCAGAAATATGCTTACAAGACTTAGATTAACTGCTCTTAATTCAATATTCCCATTTGATGACAACATCAACTTCCACAAGGTAATTATAGGATTTCTGCCACACGAGAAACTGAACTCTTTCATAATAGACCATATTCTTGACTTACCATAAATTAAAATACAGATCATTGCATCGGCAATAGCTATTGGGACAGTAGTGCATACTCTTGCTCATGTAACATG is a window from the Musa acuminata AAA Group cultivar baxijiao chromosome BXJ2-1, Cavendish_Baxijiao_AAA, whole genome shotgun sequence genome containing:
- the LOC135598241 gene encoding putative respiratory burst oxidase homolog protein H — translated: MEQQMKHKAAISEFKIIPNVKKLKSAEAIWFLLPTESNNANTKCPNQLIYYNVSNLDKAMKRESRCDKNGDGKLTEDEVKRENKLSKVKAHAVTYAALVMKELDPDNLGYIEIAQLETLVRGLVNSQGSERTLRRSHGLGKSMTTRLYRHRTNRPVRKTADFIHENWKRKWVLSLWMMLNKALDAWKFEQYRRRSAFQVMGYGVCIAKAAAETLKLNMALILITVRRNMLTRLRLTALNSIFPFDDNINFHKIIASAIAIGTVVHTLAHVTCDFPRIITCPKSKFMTTLGLNFNYKQPTYPSLLASAPGVTGTLMILIMTFSFTLATHSFRRSVVKLPSPLHHLAGFNAFWHAHHLLALTWMYLTIPVLFYACEGLIRKLHEKSYCVAIIKAAIYPGNVLSIHVKKPPGFKCKSGMYLFIKYPDVTPFEWHPFSITSTPGDGYLSVHIRS